The following is a genomic window from bacterium.
ACGACTGGGACACCTAACCCACGACCGACCGAAGTGCCTGATTGAAATCTCTGGGAAAAGTGTCCTTGAATGGAACATCCTGAAGCTCAAAAAAGCAGGGATTTCTCGAATTGTCATCAACCTCCATCATCATGGCCAACTGGTAGAGGATTACCTGAAAGAACATGGGGATTTTGGTTCAAACATCTTTCTTTCATATGAAACTGATCTGCTCAATACGGGCGGGGGAATCAAACATGCAGAGTCATACTTTATCGAGACTGAACCAATTGTAATCGTCAATGCAGATATTCTCTCGTCGGTAGATATTCTTGCTGCACGAGAGTTTTATGACACTCAAAATGCCGCAGGAATATTGGTAACCAGAAAACCAGAAGATGAGAGAGTGCTTTTATTTCACATTGATAGTGCTCAACTCTATGGCTGGAAAAACTCAGATTCTCAGACATTGATAGATCCTGTTGCTGCGGTAGATCAAGACAAGCTGATAGCGAGAGGATTTTGTGGGATCCAAATCATTTCTCGAAGTATTCTCAGGTTTTTTGCGTCGGCTGAAGAAAAAGAA
Proteins encoded in this region:
- a CDS encoding nucleotidyltransferase family protein; the protein is MQAMILAAGIGSRLGHLTHDRPKCLIEISGKSVLEWNILKLKKAGISRIVINLHHHGQLVEDYLKEHGDFGSNIFLSYETDLLNTGGGIKHAESYFIETEPIVIVNADILSSVDILAAREFYDTQNAAGILVTRKPEDERVLLFHIDSAQLYGWKNSDSQTLIDPVAAVDQDKLIARGFCGIQIISRSILRFFASAEEKESSITGYLRASTNGQKVLEYEADEELWFDIGTPEQLALCQQHFSTDAFLKGIGS